A part of Ammospiza caudacuta isolate bAmmCau1 chromosome 5, bAmmCau1.pri, whole genome shotgun sequence genomic DNA contains:
- the SOCS2 gene encoding suppressor of cytokine signaling 2, whose amino-acid sequence MTLRSAESLESAESSGERWGRPGAAAPVAEECREAEQLAAAMEELRRAGWYWGNMTVAEAKERLQDAPEGTFLVRDSSHSEYLLTISVKTSAGPTNLRIEYQDGKFRLDSITCVRSRLKQFNSVVHLIEYYVLMCKDRTETPSNGTVHLYLNKPLYTSAPSLQHRCRIAINKSTNQIWELPLPTRLKEYLKEYQYQV is encoded by the exons ATGACCCTGCGCTCCGCCGAGTCCCTGGAGAGCGCGGAGAGCTCCGGGGAGCGCTGGGGGcgccccggggcggcggcgcccgTTGCCGAGGAGTGCCGTGAGGCGGAGCAGCTGGCCGCGGCTATGGAGGAGCTGCGGCGGGCAG GATGGTACTGGGGCAACATGACTGTTGCTGAAGCCAAAGAAAGGTTACAGGATGCCCCCGAAGGGACCTTTTTGGTTAGGGATAGTTCGCACTCAGAGTATCTACTGACTATATCAGTAAAAACGTCAGCGGGACCGACCAATCTACGTATAGAATATCAAGATGGCAAGTTTAGACTGGACTCTATCACTTGTGTCAGATCTAGACTTAAGCAGTTCAACAGCGTTGTGCATTTGATTGAGTACTATGTTCTCATGTGCAAGGATAGAACTGAAACACCTTCAAATGGAACAGTTCATCTTTACTTGAACAAACCCCTCTATACATCTGCTCCATCTCTGCAACACCGCTGCAGAATAGCTATAAACAAGAGCACAAATCAGATCTGGGAGCTGCCATTACCAACAAGACTAAAAGAGTACTTGAAAGAGTATCAATACCaggtataa